A window of the Oryzias melastigma strain HK-1 linkage group LG11, ASM292280v2, whole genome shotgun sequence genome harbors these coding sequences:
- the LOC112162621 gene encoding serine-aspartate repeat-containing protein F isoform X1 translates to MLHRCVVVLLCAFAAVCLAAPVQNAADDERARELLARLDGKTVEDAATEKPAVTEAGGTDEPSDSEMSTMDNTEEKSEASMMDKSEDDVKESDEQDPAKAENKGTESPDEEDSTMKNSEDETDESAEVAAEVKATEKTAEKQGSTEEPSEETSEGEESDSEADSQDSTDEPSRETAEDDESADKSETDDDASDSADMSEAASESAEMSATPDARGSNTNKTGDNVSFEETEDLSEDTSMEKDQKSEESSVSPTDGGAKDSASLESDEMFEESDEHSEEAKNTAAPTPEDADADSKDKSDQSAQDLSTEDDSKDQDANSEEQEVAPSDDEGTISKDEMMDDDQEEEEKAVDDDKDKEEEEEEEEAANDDSKEMEVMTEKDDEEKMEVNKEQEDSNEDKPAKKKDEADKDEEEDASDKKDPNHSEEEDEEEGWEEEVGVDDSLEQEDGANKEASDELDSFDETTFDQLDQPDNSTPPADAAM, encoded by the exons ATGCTTCACCG gtGTGTTGTGGTGCTGCTGTGTGCCTTTGCTGCTGTTTGTCTTGCAGCTCCAGTCCAAA ATGCAGCTGATGAtg AGAGAGCTCGGGAGCTGCTGGCACGTCTAGACG gaaAGACTGTAGAGGATGCTGCAACAGAAAAACCAG ctgTTACAGAAGCAGGTGGAACAGATGAACCTTCAG ACAGTGAAATGTCCACGATGGACAACACTGAAG AGAAAAGTGAAGCTTCCATGATGGACAAATCTGAAG acgacgtgaaagagtctgatGAACAGGATCCAG CAAAAGCAGAGAATAAGGGAACCGAGTCGCCAG ACGAGGAGGATTCCACCATGAAGAACTCAGAAG aTGAGACAGACGAGTCAGCAGAAG TTGCAGCGGAGGTCAAGGCCACGGAGAAAACAG CTGAGAAGCAGGGTTCTACGGAGGAGCCGAGTGAAG AAACCTCAGAGGGCGAGGAATCGGATTCTGAAG CCGACAGTCAAGACTCGACAGACGAGCCGAGTCGAG aaacAGCAGAAGATGACGAGTCAGCAG ATAAAAGCGAGACTGACG ATGACGCCTCCGATTCCGCCGACATGTCTGAAG CCGCCTCAGAGTCAGCGGAGATGTCCGCCACTCCAG ATGCTAGAGGTTCAAATACAAACAAGACTGGag ATAATGTGTCCTTCGAGGAGACTGAAG ATCTAAGTGAGGACACGTCGATGGAGAAAG ATCAAAAAAGCGAGGAGTCCTCCGTTAGTCCCACAGACGGCG GAGCTAAGGACAGCGCCTCCCTGGAGAGcg ATGAAATGTTTGAGGAAAGTGATGAACACAGTGAAG AAGCGAAGAACACTGCAGCCCCAACACCTGAGGACGCCGATGCAGACAGCAAAGACAAATCCGACCAATCAGCACAAGACCTCAGCACAGAGGACGACAGCAAAGACCAGGACGCGAACTCAGaagaacaggaagtggctccgaGTGACGACGAAGGCACCATCTCTAAAGATGAAATGATGGACGAcgaccaggaggaggaggagaaggccGTCGACGACGATAAAGacaaggaggaggaagaagaggaggaggaggcagcgaATGACGACTCAAAAGAAATGGAGGTCATGACTGAAAAGGACGACGAGGAGAAAATGGAGGTGAATAAAGAACAGGAGGACAGCAACGAGGACAAGCCCGCCAAGAAAAAAGATGAGGCGGAtaaagatgaggaggaagatgCCAGCGACAAGAAAGACCCAAACCACAgcgaggaggaagacgaggaggaaggctgggaggaggaggtgggcgTGGATGACTCTCTAGAGCAAGAAGACGGGGCGAACAAAGAGGCGAGCGATGAATTGGACTCGTTTGATG AAACAACTTTTGACCAGCTGGACCAACCAGACAACTCCACCCCTCCTGCAGATG CTGCGATGTAA
- the LOC112162621 gene encoding serine-aspartate repeat-containing protein F isoform X2, which translates to MLHRCVVVLLCAFAAVCLAAPVQNAADDERARELLARLDGKTVEDAATEKPAVTEAGGTDEPSDSEMSTMDNTEEKSEASMMDKSEDDVKESDEQDPAKAENKGTESPDEEDSTMKNSEDETDESAEVAAEVKATEKTAEKQGSTEEPSEETSEGEESDSEADSQDSTDEPSRETAEDDESADKSETDDDASDSADMSEAASESAEMSATPDARGSNTNKTGDNVSFEETEDLSEDTSMEKDQKSEESSVSPTDGGAKDSASLESDEMFEESDEHSEEAKNTAAPTPEDADADSKDKSDQSAQDLSTEDDSKDQDANSEEQEVAPSDDEGTISKDEMMDDDQEEEEKAVDDDKDKEEEEEEEEAANDDSKEMEVMTEKDDEEKMEVNKEQEDSNEDKPAKKKDEADKDEEEDASDKKDPNHSEEEDEEEGWEEEVGVDDSLEQEDGANKEASDELDSFDETTFDQLDQPDNSTPPADAAM; encoded by the exons ATGCTTCACCG gtGTGTTGTGGTGCTGCTGTGTGCCTTTGCTGCTGTTTGTCTTGCAGCTCCAGTCCAAA ATGCAGCTGATGAtg AGAGAGCTCGGGAGCTGCTGGCACGTCTAGACG gaaAGACTGTAGAGGATGCTGCAACAGAAAAACCAG ctgTTACAGAAGCAGGTGGAACAGATGAACCTTCAG ACAGTGAAATGTCCACGATGGACAACACTGAAG AGAAAAGTGAAGCTTCCATGATGGACAAATCTGAAG acgacgtgaaagagtctgatGAACAGGATCCAG CAAAAGCAGAGAATAAGGGAACCGAGTCGCCAG ACGAGGAGGATTCCACCATGAAGAACTCAGAAG aTGAGACAGACGAGTCAGCAGAAG TTGCAGCGGAGGTCAAGGCCACGGAGAAAACAG CTGAGAAGCAGGGTTCTACGGAGGAGCCGAGTGAAG AAACCTCAGAGGGCGAGGAATCGGATTCTGAAG CCGACAGTCAAGACTCGACAGACGAGCCGAGTCGAG aaacAGCAGAAGATGACGAGTCAGCAG ATAAAAGCGAGACTGACG ATGACGCCTCCGATTCCGCCGACATGTCTGAAG CCGCCTCAGAGTCAGCGGAGATGTCCGCCACTCCAG ATGCTAGAGGTTCAAATACAAACAAGACTGGag ATAATGTGTCCTTCGAGGAGACTGAAG ATCTAAGTGAGGACACGTCGATGGAGAAAG ATCAAAAAAGCGAGGAGTCCTCCGTTAGTCCCACAGACGGCG GAGCTAAGGACAGCGCCTCCCTGGAGAGcg ATGAAATGTTTGAGGAAAGTGATGAACACAGTGAAG AAGCGAAGAACACTGCAGCCCCAACACCTGAGGACGCCGATGCAGACAGCAAAGACAAATCCGACCAATCAGCACAAGACCTCAGCACAGAGGACGACAGCAAAGACCAGGACGCGAACTCAGaagaacaggaagtggctccgaGTGACGACGAAGGCACCATCTCTAAAGATGAAATGATGGACGAcgaccaggaggaggaggagaaggccGTCGACGACGATAAAGacaaggaggaggaagaagaggaggaggaggcagcgaATGACGACTCAAAAGAAATGGAGGTCATGACTGAAAAGGACGACGAGGAGAAAATGGAGGTGAATAAAGAACAGGAGGACAGCAACGAGGACAAGCCCGCCAAGAAAAAAGATGAGGCGGAtaaagatgaggaggaagatgCCAGCGACAAGAAAGACCCAAACCACAgcgaggaggaagacgaggaggaaggctgggaggaggaggtgggcgTGGATGACTCTCTAGAGCAAGAAGACGGGGCGAACAAAGAGGCGAGCGATGAATTGGACTCGTTTGATG AAACAACTTTTG ACCAGCTGGACCAACCAGACAACTCCACCCCTCCTGCAGATG CTGCGATGTAA